From the genome of Halobacterium sp. R2-5:
CTCGATGTTGACCCCGTGTTCGAACAGCAGTCCGGTGACCTCCGCGACGATTCCCGTGCGGTCGGCTCCCACGACCGTGATCTCGGTGAGGTCACTCGTCGGCGCTGCCGCCTCCGGACTGCCGTTCGGCTTCGGCATACAGCCGACAACGACGTCCGAGAGTATAAGCGCCGTCCTTCGGGCAGACGCCGGCGCGACCGACGGTACGCACGTTCGTGTATCTTCGACCGCTTCCAAAAGAGTCTTTGACCACGGACGCCCACATTACGTCGATGACCGCGTACACCGCGACGGTGACGGTCCGACTCAAGCACGGGGTCCTCGACCCGGAGGCCGAGACCACTCAGCAGGCGCTCGAACGCCTCGGCTTCGAGCTCGCGGACCTGCGCTCGGCGGACCGCTTCGAGATCGACCTGGAGGCCGCCGACAGCGACGAGGCGGCCGCCCGCGCGGGCGAGATGGCCGACCGCCTGCTCGCGAACCCCACCATCCACGACTACGACGTAACCGTCGAGACCGCCGAATGACCGTTTCCGTAATCCGCTTCGGCGGGTCGAACTGTGACCGTGACGCTGTCCGCGCGCTCTCCCGGCTCGGCGTCGACGCCGAAATCGTCTGGCACGAGGACGGCCTCCCGGCGGACACGACGGGCGTCGTCCTCCCCGGGGGGTTCTCGTACGGCGACTACCTCCGCGCCGGCGCGATGGCCGCTCACTCCCCCATCATGGACGAGGTGCGCGACGTCGCCGACGACGGCGTGCCCGTCCTCGGCGTCTGCAACGGCGCGCAGATCGGCTGCGAGGCGACGCTCACGCCCGGCGCGTTCACGACGAACGCGAGCGCGCGCTTCCAGTGCGAGCACGTCCACGTCCGCGTGGAGAACGGCGACACGCCGTTCACGGCCGCCTACGACGAGGGGGACGTGCTCACGCTCCCCATCGCGCACGGCGAGGGGCGCTTCGAAATCGACGCCGAGCGCTACGACGACCTGGTCGCCGACGAACGCGTGCTGTTCCGGTACTGCGACGAGCACGGCGAGGTGTCCGACGAGTCGAACCCAAACGGATCGACGGGCGCGGTCGCCGGCGTGCTCGGCGAGCGCGACTCCGTCGCGGTGCTGATGCCTCACCCCGAGCGCGCGTCCCTCTTCGAACTCGGGCTGACCGACGGGCAGGGCGTGCTCAGCGCGTTCGCGTAACGCGGTCGCGGTCCGGCTGCTCTTCTTGCTCCGGCACGCCGCGCGACTCCGTTTTGTCGTACCGGCGTCGGTGTTTGGGTCAGTACAACTAGGTCACGCCGCCGTCGCCTGAAGCATATGTGCGCTGGCCTCCAATCGACTGCTGTCGCGGAACGACGTCGCCCTCCGGGACACACGCCAATGACTACGCACCCAGATTCGGACGCACTCCCGCAGGAGACACGCATCGGCCGGACCGCGCTCCGCGTCGACGACCTCGAAGCGATGACCGAGTTCTACCGGGACGTCGTCGGCCTCGACGCGCTCCGCCGGTCCGACACCGTCGCCGTGCTCGGGGCCGGGGACGCGCCGCTGCTCGTCCTCGAAGGCGACGAGGACGCACCCGAGCGCCCCCAGTCGAGCGCGGGGCTGTTCCACAACGCGTTCAGAGTACCCTCGCGCGCGGCGCTCGGTGACGCGCTCGCCCGTATCCGGGACCGCTGGGAGCTCACCGGCGCGTCCGACCACGACGTCAGCGAGGCGCTGTACCTCCGCGACCCGGAGGGCAACGGCGTCGAAATCTACCGGGACTTCCCGCGCGAGGAGTGGCCCCGCGACGGCGACGGGACCGTGCGAATGGGGACGCATCCCCTCGACCTCGAACCGCTGGCAGCCGCCGCTGCGGGCGACTCGACGGTTCCCGCCGGAACGGACGTGGGCCACGTTCACCTCGAAGCGGCCTCGATGGCGGCGTTCCGGGACTTCTACGTGGACACCGTCGGGTTCGACGTGCAGGTAGACATGCCGGCCGCGCTGTTCACGTCCGCCGGCGGCT
Proteins encoded in this window:
- the purS gene encoding phosphoribosylformylglycinamidine synthase subunit PurS, whose translation is MTAYTATVTVRLKHGVLDPEAETTQQALERLGFELADLRSADRFEIDLEAADSDEAAARAGEMADRLLANPTIHDYDVTVETAE
- the purQ gene encoding phosphoribosylformylglycinamidine synthase I, yielding MTVSVIRFGGSNCDRDAVRALSRLGVDAEIVWHEDGLPADTTGVVLPGGFSYGDYLRAGAMAAHSPIMDEVRDVADDGVPVLGVCNGAQIGCEATLTPGAFTTNASARFQCEHVHVRVENGDTPFTAAYDEGDVLTLPIAHGEGRFEIDAERYDDLVADERVLFRYCDEHGEVSDESNPNGSTGAVAGVLGERDSVAVLMPHPERASLFELGLTDGQGVLSAFA
- a CDS encoding VOC family protein — protein: MTTHPDSDALPQETRIGRTALRVDDLEAMTEFYRDVVGLDALRRSDTVAVLGAGDAPLLVLEGDEDAPERPQSSAGLFHNAFRVPSRAALGDALARIRDRWELTGASDHDVSEALYLRDPEGNGVEIYRDFPREEWPRDGDGTVRMGTHPLDLEPLAAAAAGDSTVPAGTDVGHVHLEAASMAAFRDFYVDTVGFDVQVDMPAALFTSAGGYHHHVAANTWNRRAEPAGGRGLSWFELLVPDAAALDAVRDRIADGQYAVTDADDGFAVAGPDGIEVRFSVDA